The Nicotiana tomentosiformis chromosome 9, ASM39032v3, whole genome shotgun sequence genome contains the following window.
CTGTATCTCAGCATTAAACCCATGATCATGTGAAGAACCACGGCTCATAGCCGGCAACCTTTTAACAGCAACCTGTTCACCATTTGGCATTACACCCTTGTACACTATACCAGCACCTCCTTTCCCAATAATGTTATCCTCTTTCAAACATCCCAAAACATCATCACAAGCAAAATCCAGGCGTTGGAACGCGGTAAGCTTCCAAGCACGAGCCTCGCTCGCCTTCCTTAAAGATCGAGCCTTTATAATCGCAGCAACAGCAAACACAATCGAGCAAGCAAGTAACCCAATAACAAGCAAAAGCTTCATAGAAGGCGAAAATGTGCCTCTCTCGTGCGGTTCACTAACCCCATCAACTACACCTTCTTTGCAAGGACCCAAATAGGGTCCGCAAAGATCTTGATTACCCAAAAATGAGGTATAATTAAAATAACTGAATTGACCAGTACCAGGAACTAATCCAGATAAGTTGTTATATGAAAAATCAACAGAAGTTAAACTCTGCATTGCAGAAATAGATGCAGGAATACTTCCAACTAAATGGTTTCGCGACACGTTCAAGTAATTCAGTATCCTCATACCAGTGATCTCAGTAGGAATCTCACCTGATAGCTTATTCCTACTAAGATCAATAAAAGTTAAAGCCTTGCAATTACTTATCTCGGGTGGAATCGGGCCCGAAAACCCATTACCACTGAAATCCATTTTAGACAACTGCTGTAATTTCCCTATTTCAGCTGGAATTCGGCCCGAAAACTTGTTCCCATCAAGAAGCAACTTCTGAACACCACTAAAACTCCCAATACTGGACGGCAAACGCCCAGTGAGTCGATTATTCGAAAGACTAATCTGCCCAAGACTAGCTGACACAGAACCAGTCACTGGAAATGTACCAGTAAGAAGATTATCTTGAAGTTCAACTTGTGTCAACTTCGGCAAACTTAACAAACCTTTTGGGATTGACCCATTTAGGTAATTTTCACCCATTCTAATCCTACTAAGTGATTCACATTGACCCAAAGATTCAGGAATTGGGCCAAACAAGAAGTTACCAAGAGTAATTAAAGTCTCCAAATTGTTGCCTCTACACATGTTTGGGGGCAAATTTCCAGTTAACTTATTGGTACTAATATCAAGCGTTTTTAACTTACTGTTTTGGCCCAAACCCATTGGAATACTTCCAGTGAAATTATTTTCCCAGAGCtgcaaaacttccaacttcggcAACTCTTGAATGAACTCTGGTATTGACCCATAAAGCTTGTTACGAAAAAGATTTAACAGAGTGAGATTCTTCAGCTCCGATAAAGTTAACGGTATTTCACCGGAGAGCAAATTGTTGGATAAATCTAAAGATTTTAAGCTTTTTAGATACCCAATTTCGGGTATTAAAGACCCAGAAAGAGAATTCACTTGTAAGAACAAAGTATCCAATTTCTTAAGCTTCCCTATCTCCGACGGAATATTGCCGGAAAGTCCACAGTTAGCAGCATCGAAACGTACGAGCTCGGACAAGTTCCCTATCTCCGGCGGAATTCCTCCAGAGAATGTGTTGTAGTATCCGACGTAAAGTTCCTTAAGAGTAGTGATATTTCCGATCTCCGGCGGGATATCTCCGGCGAGTTCATTGCCCGAAACTGCAAGGTATTTGAGGAAAGGAAATTTGCCGAACTCCGGTGGAATACGGCCGGTGAAAAAGTTGCCGCCGAGGTGAAGATGATAAAGATTTGTCAAATTATGGACCCCAACGGCAAGTTCACCGGTCAGGTTATTATTGTAAATATCGAGAACTTCAAGGTTTATTAGTTGGGTAAGCTGTTGAGGGAAACTCAAGTTAAAAATGTTGTTGCTGAGGTTAAGGTAACGGAGGTTTGAGATAAGGGAGAGTTCAACGGGAATGGGGCCAGAAAACTGGTTGACGGCGACGGAAAGATTGACGAGGTAACGGAGTTGGCCGATTTCGGGCGGGAGAGTACCGGTGAGGTTGAGATTTGAGAT
Protein-coding sequences here:
- the LOC104107016 gene encoding leucine-rich repeat receptor-like serine/threonine-protein kinase BAM1; protein product: MHFLLFLLLLFLILHFHSSAAAKPHFLPEYRALLSLKTAITDDPQSALISWNISTSHCTWKGVTCDKYRHVTSLNISNLNLTGTLPPEIGQLRYLVNLSVAVNQFSGPIPVELSLISNLRYLNLSNNIFNLSFPQQLTQLINLEVLDIYNNNLTGELAVGVHNLTNLYHLHLGGNFFTGRIPPEFGKFPFLKYLAVSGNELAGDIPPEIGNITTLKELYVGYYNTFSGGIPPEIGNLSELVRFDAANCGLSGNIPSEIGKLKKLDTLFLQVNSLSGSLIPEIGYLKSLKSLDLSNNLLSGEIPLTLSELKNLTLLNLFRNKLYGSIPEFIQELPKLEVLQLWENNFTGSIPMGLGQNSKLKTLDISTNKLTGNLPPNMCRGNNLETLITLGNFLFGPIPESLGQCESLSRIRMGENYLNGSIPKGLLSLPKLTQVELQDNLLTGTFPVTGSVSASLGQISLSNNRLTGRLPSSIGSFSGVQKLLLDGNKFSGRIPAEIGKLQQLSKMDFSGNGFSGPIPPEISNCKALTFIDLSRNKLSGEIPTEITGMRILNYLNVSRNHLVGSIPASISAMQSLTSVDFSYNNLSGLVPGTGQFSYFNYTSFLGNQDLCGPYLGPCKEGVVDGVSEPHERGTFSPSMKLLLVIGLLACSIVFAVAAIIKARSLRKASEARAWKLTAFQRLDFACDDVLGCLKEDNIIGKGGAGIVYKGVMPNGEQVAVKRLPAMSRGSSHDHGFNAEIQTLGRIRHRHIVRLLGFCSNHETNLLVYEYMPNGSLGEMLHGKKGGHLHWDTRYKIALEAAKGLCYLHHDCSPLILHRDVKSNNILLDSNFEAHVADFGLAKFLQDSGTSECMSAIAGSYGYIAPEYAYTLKVDEKSDVYSFGVVLLELVSGRKPVGEFGDGIDIVQWVRKMTEGKKEGVLKILDPRLSTVPLHEVIHVFYVAMLCVEEQAVERPKMREVVQILTELPTPSNTKSGDSTITESLPSSAPASESPTSAPGNTKDNHQPPPQSPQPDLLSI